ACCTGCGCTATCTCTATCGCTGTCCGGGCTTCAAACATCCCCATGTGCCCGAGGATGAATTTCACCTTCGGAAAAGAAGCAATTATTTTTGTATAATTCGGCAGGCGCCCGAATGCTTCGGCCTGTGATTCGGGAACGTAATATGTGGTTCGTCCTGAATGAAACAGTATTGGTAGATTATACTGACTGAATTCCTCGATGACCTCAAAGCATTCCTTGCTCTCCGGATGGAAATCCTGGATGATCGGGTGCAGCTTCAATCCTCGGCATCCCGCTTCAACATAGGTTCTCAACCGCTCGACTCGTTTCGGATCCCGCGGGTCGACCGAAGCAAACGGAATCAGGCAACTGCTTTTGCCGGTGTGCGACAGAAGCTCCTGCGTGCTCCCATACGGTTCAATCGGATGACACACACTGAAGGATACGTTATTCTCTTTCATCTCCTTCTGCAGGTCGTCGGCGTTCGCCATCGCGTTCCGCCATTGCGTTTCACGCGCTATCCTTTTTCTGAGAAGACGGTAAACCGGGTCCTCTGATTTGCC
The DNA window shown above is from Candidatus Abyssobacteria bacterium SURF_5 and carries:
- a CDS encoding amidohydrolase — encoded protein: MKIIDMHTHAQDILFSGGSDIEPSYGVLIRLFEWQKFNWPAPHGKSEDPVYRLLRKRIARETQWRNAMANADDLQKEMKENNVSFSVCHPIEPYGSTQELLSHTGKSSCLIPFASVDPRDPKRVERLRTYVEAGCRGLKLHPIIQDFHPESKECFEVIEEFSQYNLPILFHSGRTTYYVPESQAEAFGRLPNYTKIIASFPKVKFILGHMGMFEARTAIEIAQVFENVYLETSFQPVRTVRRAVEKVGGDRVVFGTDWPFGRQRYSLAVALRLTEGDQWLRDRLLWKNAEELIGPIPTL